In Pseudoalteromonas carrageenovora IAM 12662, the following proteins share a genomic window:
- the rppH gene encoding RNA pyrophosphohydrolase, with the protein MIDAEGFRANVGIVICNNQGQVFWARRYGQHSWQFPQGGVDDGETAEQTMYRELHEEVGLRPEDVEIVASSKHWLRYKLPKRLIRRDSSPVCIGQKQKWFLLKLRCKDEDVNLLKTHHPEFDDWRWVSYWYPVRQVVSFKRDVYRRVMKEFAPFAMPFNKREQHKDHWRSKR; encoded by the coding sequence GTGATTGATGCCGAAGGTTTTCGTGCCAATGTCGGAATTGTAATTTGCAATAATCAGGGACAGGTTTTTTGGGCTAGACGTTATGGTCAGCATTCTTGGCAATTTCCCCAAGGTGGTGTTGATGATGGCGAGACAGCAGAACAAACCATGTACCGCGAGTTACACGAGGAAGTAGGGCTGCGACCTGAAGATGTTGAAATAGTTGCAAGCTCAAAACATTGGTTACGCTATAAATTACCCAAACGATTAATTCGTCGCGACTCTAGTCCGGTGTGTATTGGGCAAAAACAAAAATGGTTTTTATTAAAACTGCGTTGTAAAGATGAAGATGTAAACTTGCTTAAAACCCATCATCCAGAGTTTGATGATTGGCGCTGGGTAAGTTACTGGTATCCTGTAAGACAGGTAGTATCGTTTAAACGGGATGTTTATCGACGTGTAATGAAGGAGTTTGCTCCTTTCGCCATGCCCTTTAATAAAAGAGAACAACACAAAGATCATTGGCGAAGTAAAAGGTAG
- the mutH gene encoding DNA mismatch repair endonuclease MutH, translated as MRPSKPHSINDLMQRVNNIAGLTLGQLANQYHFKTPDDLLREKGWTGQLIEYVLGATAGSKPLPDFEDLGIELKTLPISYKGKPLETTFVSVTPLINVTGMTWHTSSVRKKLNHVLWLPILSERDIAPFDRTIGSGFLWQPTPEQDALLQRDWEEQMELIALGRVDEISGHLGDAIQIRPKAANSKVVTDAIGPHGQIIKTLPRGFYLKTSFTGKILKQQFQL; from the coding sequence ATGCGACCATCAAAACCACACTCAATTAACGACCTAATGCAGCGCGTGAATAACATTGCTGGATTAACACTTGGCCAACTTGCAAACCAGTATCACTTTAAAACACCTGATGATTTACTTCGTGAAAAAGGCTGGACCGGGCAACTAATTGAATATGTACTAGGGGCTACAGCAGGTTCAAAACCCCTACCCGATTTTGAAGATTTAGGGATAGAGCTAAAAACATTACCAATTTCATACAAGGGTAAGCCACTAGAGACTACGTTTGTATCGGTAACACCTTTAATAAACGTCACTGGTATGACGTGGCATACAAGCTCTGTGCGTAAAAAGCTAAATCATGTTTTATGGTTACCCATACTAAGTGAGCGAGATATAGCCCCTTTTGACAGAACGATAGGCAGCGGCTTTTTGTGGCAACCAACACCTGAGCAAGATGCGTTATTACAGCGTGACTGGGAAGAACAAATGGAGTTAATCGCACTCGGACGAGTAGATGAAATATCAGGCCATTTAGGGGATGCTATACAAATTAGGCCTAAGGCGGCAAACAGCAAAGTTGTTACTGATGCTATTGGTCCACATGGTCAAATTATCAAAACCCTACCACGTGGGTTTTATTTAAAAACCAGTTTTACAGGTAAAATATTAAAGCAGCAATTTCAGCTCTGA
- the eno gene encoding phosphopyruvate hydratase: MSEIVKVIGREIMDSRGNPTVEADVHLADGSWGRAAAPSGASTGTREALELRDGDKSRYLGKGVLNAVGFINNEIADALKGQNALEQSAVDKVMLDLDGTENKEKLGANAILAVSLATAKAAAQSKKVELYEHIADLNGTPGVYSMPLPMMNIINGGEHADNSVDIQEFMIQPVGAANFREGLRMGAEVFHSLAKVLKADGHSTAVGDEGGFAPNLASNEAALAAIKVAVANAGYELGKDITLAMDCAASEFYDKEANIYDLKGEGKKFTSEEFNFFLQELTEQYPIVSIEDGLDESDWDGFAHQTKLMGDKIQLVGDDLFVTNTKILKRGIDNGIANSILIKFNQIGSLTETLAAIKMAKDAGFTVVISHRSGETEDSTIADLAVGTAAGQIKTGSLSRSDRVAKYNQLLRIEEALGSKAPYNGLKEVKGQ, from the coding sequence ATGTCAGAAATCGTAAAAGTAATCGGTCGCGAAATTATGGACTCGCGTGGTAACCCAACTGTTGAAGCAGACGTACATTTAGCAGATGGTTCTTGGGGTCGTGCAGCTGCACCTTCAGGCGCATCTACTGGTACTCGCGAAGCATTAGAGTTACGCGACGGTGATAAGTCACGTTACTTAGGTAAAGGCGTATTAAACGCTGTTGGTTTTATTAATAATGAAATCGCAGATGCGCTTAAAGGCCAAAATGCATTAGAGCAAAGTGCTGTTGATAAAGTAATGCTAGATTTAGACGGCACTGAAAACAAAGAAAAACTAGGTGCAAACGCAATCTTAGCAGTATCACTTGCAACTGCAAAAGCAGCTGCACAGTCTAAAAAAGTAGAGCTTTATGAGCACATTGCTGATTTAAACGGCACACCGGGTGTTTACTCTATGCCACTTCCAATGATGAACATCATCAATGGTGGTGAGCACGCAGATAACTCTGTAGATATTCAAGAGTTTATGATCCAACCTGTTGGCGCTGCAAACTTCCGCGAAGGCCTACGTATGGGCGCAGAGGTATTTCATAGCCTTGCAAAAGTACTTAAAGCAGACGGTCATTCAACAGCGGTTGGCGATGAAGGTGGCTTTGCGCCAAACCTTGCATCTAACGAAGCGGCACTTGCAGCAATTAAAGTTGCGGTAGCAAACGCAGGTTACGAGTTAGGTAAAGATATTACTTTAGCGATGGATTGTGCTGCATCTGAGTTTTACGACAAAGAAGCAAACATTTATGATCTTAAAGGTGAAGGCAAAAAATTCACTTCAGAAGAATTTAACTTCTTCTTACAAGAGCTTACTGAGCAATACCCAATTGTGTCTATTGAAGATGGCTTAGATGAGTCAGATTGGGATGGCTTTGCACACCAAACTAAACTAATGGGTGATAAAATCCAATTAGTAGGCGATGACTTATTCGTAACTAACACTAAGATTTTAAAACGTGGTATCGACAACGGTATTGCTAACTCGATCTTAATTAAGTTTAACCAAATTGGTTCACTAACTGAGACGTTAGCTGCAATAAAAATGGCAAAAGATGCAGGCTTTACAGTTGTTATTTCTCACCGCTCTGGCGAGACGGAAGATTCAACTATTGCTGATTTAGCGGTAGGTACTGCTGCAGGTCAAATTAAAACAGGTTCATTGAGCCGTTCTGACCGTGTTGCTAAGTACAACCAACTTCTTCGAATTGAAGAAGCGCTAGGTTCAAAAGCACCTTACAACGGTCTTAAAGAAGTTAAAGGTCAGTAA